TTTACTGCCAATCCAGATAAAGATAGCTGCGAATTTGCAGTGGTGATCGATGATGCTTGGCAGGGTAAGGGCTTGGGCAACCGCCTGATGGAAGCACTATTTACCGCCGCACGGGATATGGGTATTTCGGTGATCGAGGGTGAAGTGCTAAGTAGCAATAAGACCATGCTGGCGTTTATGAAATACCTTGGTTTCACCATTCAGACCCATCCTGAGGATAATGGTCTGAAGTGGGTAGTGAAAATGCTGTAAAAAGGCGGCCTATGACAACAATAACCTGTAGTACTTGCAAAGCCTGTTGCTGCCAGCTAGAAGTGATGCTTATCGCTGGTGACGACGATGTGCCGCCGCAATATATTGAACAAGACGCATGGGGCGGCGAGATTATGCATCGCCTTAGCGATGGCTGGTGCGCAGCGCTAAATCGGCAAACCATGCTTTGTACGATTTACGAGCAAAGGCCATGGATTTGCCGTGAGTATGAAGCGGGTGATTTTGATTGCATGGAGCAGAGAAAGCGTATTCCTTTGCTGCAAATTTAGCGCCTGCTCGCGTTAATCCTGAGGCAAGCTTTTTTCGACGCGCTGGTCTGGGATAAACCAAATCACCGCCACCGCAATATAAAGACCGATTGCAATCCATCTACTGACAAACGCAAGAGGAATCGCCGCCGCGTATAAAGTAACTGATAGCTTGCCTTTTCTATCTTTGCCCATTGCAATCGCCAATGGTGATTCATAGCCATGAATCTTAATCAAAATATGCATCATAATTGGCCAAGCAATGCCTGCCATCAATAGCACCACACCATAAAGCGCCACGGACAGAGGGGAGAAATGGCTTTCCTGCATCCAGCCCGTGGTGACCGGAATTAACGACAGCCAGAAAAGCAGGTGTAGATTGGCCCAAAGCACGCTGCCATTAATTCTCTGCACCATATGGAATAAATGGTGATGATTATTCCAGTAAATCCCTACCATGATAAAGCTAAAGATATAACCCAAAAAAATGGGGATCATTGGCAAAAGCACGCGGGCATCTTCGCCATGCGGCACTTTTAATTCTAATACCATGATGGTGATAATAATGGCGATCACCCCATCACTAAACGCCTCCAAACGTGTCTTCCCGATTGCCCCCATGATTTCCCCCTTATTTGTATATTGAAATGTCATTCTAGCTGGATTTCATTTTCCCAGCCTAGCCTAACTAGTGGTTTGCTATAGTTTTACTCAATAGTATTTAACAATGTTAATTATTTAAACTATCAATTAGACCTCAGTGAGTAGGGGCGTTAAGATGACTTCACTGCTTCACAAACAACACATTCACTAGCTAGGAGTAACACCATGTCTTTGATTAATAGCGAAATTAAACCATTTAAAGTTAACGCATACCATGCAGGTAAATTCACTTCGGTAAGCGAAGCCGATCTAAAAGGCAAGTGGTCGATTGTGTTCTTCTACCCAGCTGATTTTACTTTTGTTTGCCCTACCGAATTGGGCGACTTGGCTGATTTTTACCCAGAATTCCAAAAAATGGGTGTAGAGGTTTACTCGGTTTCTACCGATACCCAGTTCACTCACAAGGCTTGGCACGATACATCGGACACGATCAAAAAGATCAACTACCCGATGCTGGCTGACCCTACCGGCACACTGACCCGCAATTTTGATGTGATGATCGAAGAAGAAGGCCTGGCACTGCGCGGCACTTTCTTGATCAACCCAGAAGGCCAGATCAAGCTGTGCGAAATTCACGATAACGGCATTGGCCGCTCTGCTTCTGAGCTGATGCGCAAAGTGCAAGCCGCTCAATATATTGCAAAGCACCCAGGTGAAGTTTGTCCAGCTAAATGGCAACCAGGTGCTGCAACCTTGGCTCCATCGCTTGATTTAGTGGGTAAGATTTAATTAAACGCGTAGGGTGGGTTATACCCGCCCTACGATTATCGCTTTTATTGCAAAAGCACTTTCTTTATCAGCGCAAAGCGCTTTTTCAATAAAAACTATTCCGGAGAATTCACCATGCTTGAATCAAATATTAAATCCCAACTTGCTGCCTATTTAGAAAAACTGCAATTCCCCATTGAGCTGATTGCTTCTTTAGATGAAAGCAGCGCTGCGCTAGAGATGAAAAGCTTGCTGCAAGAAATCACCGAGCTTTCAGACAAAATCACCCTGCGCTTTGATGATGCTGCGTTGAAACCTTCCTTTGGCATTGCACGTATTGGGGAAGAGGCCCGTGTGCGTTTTGCTGGGATTCCGATGGGGCATGAGTTTACTTCCTTGGTGCTGGGCCTGCTGCAAGTTGGTGGGCATCCGCCCAAGATTGAAGCAGCGCTGATTGAGCAAATTAAAGCTTTGCCTGGCGAGCTGCGTTTTGAAACTTTTATTTCGCTGACCTGCCAAAATTGCCCAGAAGTGGTGCAATCGCTGAATTTACTAGCGGTGCTTAATCCAAAGATTAGCCATGTGATGATTGATGGTGCGCTGTATCAAGATGAAGTGAATGCTAGGCAAATTATGTCCGTGCCTTCGGTTTATCTCAATGGCGAGGCTTTTGGTCAAGGCCGGATGGGCGTAGAAGAAATTGTTGCCAAGCTCGATACCGGCTCGTTAGAGCGTCAGGCTGAAGTGATCACTGCTAAAGCACCGTTCGATTTGCTGGTGATTGGTGGTGGACCCGCTGGCGCAGCGGCTGCTGTTTACGCAGCACGTAAAGGGATTCGTACCGGCGTGGTGGCCGAGCGCTTTGGTGGGCAAGTGCTTGACACTATGAGTATCGAAAATTTTATCTCGGTACAAGAAACCGAAGGGCCAAAGCTGGTCACCGCATTAGAGCAGCACGTGAAGCAATACGATGTGGATATTATTAATCTGCAACGCGCCGAATCGCTGAGCCTAGATGAAAATGGCATTAGCCAGATTCGCCTTGCTAGTGGCGCTACCTTAAAAAGCAAATCGGTGATTATTGCGACCGGTGCACGCTGGCGCGAAATGAATGTGCCAGGTGAAAAAGAATACCGTGGTCGAGGCGTTGCATATTGCCCGCATTGCGATGGGCCACTATTTAAAGGCAAACGCATAGCGGTAGTGGGGGGAGGCAATTCTGGCGTTGAAGCCGCCATTGATCTGGCTGGGATTGTAGAGCACGTTACCCTGCTGGAGTTCGGTAGCGAGCTACGCGCCGATGCGGTGTTGCAGAAAAAACTTTATAGCCTGCCCAATGTGGTGGTGCTGAAACAAGCGCAAACTACATCCGTATTGGGCGATGGGCAAAAGGTCAGCGGCCTGCAATATACCGATCGCCAAACAGGTGAATCGCATCAAGTCGACTTAGCAGGAATCTTTGTGCAAATTGGCTTGCTGCCGAATACCGATTGGCTAAAAGGCACGCTTGAATTAAGTAAACATGGCGAAATTGAGGTTGATAACCGTGGGCAAACTTCTTTAGCTGGGGTGTTTGCCGCAGGGGATGTCACTACCGTGCCCTTCAAGCAAATCGTGATTGCGATGGGCGATGGTGCAAAAGCATCGCTGGGCGCGTTTGATTACTTGATGCGTCATTAAAATGTAGGGTGGGCACATTTTTGTGCCCACCCTACAAGTTTTACTTCTTCAGCCAGCCTTCAATTTTGCCAATAATTTCTTTATCGTCTGGTTCGGTGACTGAGCTGTAGGCATTGACTGTTTTGCCATCTGGGGCGATTAAATATTTGTAGAAGTTCCACTTGGGCGAGGTGTCAGAGGCGGTGGTGAGTCTTTTAAACAGCGGGTTTGCGTCTGAGCCGCGTACGCTGGATTTCTCTAGCATGGGGAATTCTACAAAGTAGGTGAGTTTACAAAAATCGCCGATTTCTTTGTTATCGGCTAGTTCTTGTTTGAAGTCATTGGATGGAAAGCCCACCACTAGTAATCCTTGCTCTTTGTATTTGGCGTAGATTTTTTCTAGTTTTTCAAATTGCGGAGTAAAGCCGCATTTACTGGCGGTATTCACCACCAGTATTGGCTTGCCGTTATAGGCGCATAAATCAAATGGTTTGCCTTGCAGCGTTTTGCTTTGAAAATCGAGTAAGGGCGGGCAGGCAGCGCTGCTGATGCCACTGACGAGTAAAAGTAATAGTGCACGCATGGTGTTTCCTCGCCGTAGGTGTATTCGCAGGCATCAGTATAAGCCTGATGCCTGCGTAAAAGGCACGGCATGCCGCGCCTTGCATGGTTTATTTCTTGCAGCTACCTAAGTCCTGCCATACACCCCACTGACCGCTTTTTGCTGGTTCCTCACCAGTAGTCCACCATTTATTCTGATAGTTATGCAGATTCTGGCTGACTTTGGTATTGACCGTGGCATAAGTATTGGCAGCTTTCCAATCCGGTGCGCAGCTTGTGGACGGCGTAGGCGTTGGCACTGGTGTTGGCACTGGTGTTGGCACTGGTGTTGGTACAGGTGTTGGTACTGGAGTCGGCACGGGGGTTGGAACAATGACTCCACTGATATCCACTTTAAAGGTGTATTCACCATTATTGCGGGCGTAAACGCGATTATCCTGCACAGATTTAACCGGCGATACGCTGCCATTGGTGGCCAGTACCCCCACGCTAATATAGCGTGAGCTGATATTGACCTTCTGGGCTAGATAGAAAGGCCAGTTTGCTGCCAGCGCGGTATTTTCGCCGGTTTGGGTGTCGTAGCCGGTGGTAATGGAGAAGCTTTCTACGTCGCGGCCATCTTTATCAAATAGACGGAAAGTGATTTTGCTATCGGCTTTTAAATCCTGCTGAGCACGGATTTGTCCTAGCTCCTTATAGGTAGAAAGGCCTCCGGAGAAATTGACATCCGAGCAGGAGTAAAACGCTTCAGCACTGTCGCTGCGCTGCCACACATTATAAATAATATGCACACCGGTTTTTTTAGGCAGCGGGCAGCTGAGTGTGTATTTTTTATCTATGGCTGCCGTATTGCCCAGCGTGCAAAACGGCGTGTCTTCTAGATCAGACCAAGCCAGTGTTTTGTTTGGGTTCCAGCCATCTTTGGTAATAAAAAACTGCCAGTTGCGCGTTTGGTGGGGTGCTGGTGCGGTGTAGATAAAATCGAATTGGCCATTGGCATCGGCGGCGATCGGTGTGGCTGGCCAATCGCTGCGGGCCAGATTCATGCCTGCGTAATTAGATTTACCCCCTGCACAGAGTTGGCCATCAGGAACAAAGGCTTGGTGATTGCCGTTTGGCAGTTGGTTTACACCTGACCAGTCGTAGAGCATTTGTGGGCCAGATGTAGCCACAGCAGCTTGGCAGGCCGCAGATTTAGGGTTTTCAGGGCCTTCTTTAGAACAGCTTAAAATGCGGCTTATCGGAACTTCCATACTGCCGTGAGTACTGGCAAGTGGCGATAGCAGGCTGGCCAGCAGGGCGGGTAGGGCGTATTTATTCATTGTTGTCTCATCCATCGTTATTGAAAGGGAATCTCTGATCTCTGTCAGATGATTTTTTGAAAGCATTAAAAACATTAAATTGGGTTTATTTTGATAAAAATAGTAAAAATTTATTACATTGAGTGTTTGTTGAGGCGAATGAGTAACAAATCGGGTGCTGTCCAAATTTGTTTAGGTTTTGGATCAACGCTGGGCGATGCACAAAGCGCGGAGCTTAAGTTTGTGGCGGGTACAGGCCCAACTGGCTGAGCGCATTGCAGCTTTGCTGGAAGAGCGAGTTAAGCGTAGCTATTTGCTCCGGCAGCTCGGTGGCTGAGGTGTTATTTTCTAGCTCAGCCAGCATGGCTCCAAGCGGCATGGCACCTATGGTTAGGGCGATGGCTTTTAGGCGATGGCTTTCTTCTTGTATCTTAAGAAAATCTTTGTTGATAAAAGCTTGATTCAGTGTTCCTAGCCCTTCATGGACAGCACTGACAAACTTCTCACAATATTTTTGTTGCCGCTCGATGTTGCTGCCTAGCATATTCTCTAGCTCTGTGAGATCGATAAGCACTTGGTTTGGTGTGTTTTCTAATGGTACTTGAGGGGTGGGCTGGGGCTGAGTGATGTTTAGCCCTAGCCCTAGCCCTAGGCATTCGGCTACGGTGTGGTACAGTTTTTCGGCCTGCACCGGTTTGGCAATAAAATGATTCATCCCCGCATTACTACAATGCTGCTGGTATTCCGGCGAGATATTCGCGGTCATGGCGATAATAGGTATTTGATCAAAGGCAGGGTTTTGCCTGAGTAGTTGGCAGGCGGTAATGCCATCCATTTCAGGCATTTGTACATCAAGTAAAATAAGATCAAATACAGACTCACTGCTTAGGCGCATCACTTCAAGACCATTATTGGCGATCACAACTTCGGCCCCCATTAGCTCTAATAGCTCGCTGCCTATTTGTTGATTAAAAGGGTGGTCATCGGCTAGCAAAATACGTTTGCCACTTAAGAAGTGCGCTGCTTGGCTTAAAGGAGGCGGGGCTAAAGCTAGTGGGGCATGTGCGGCGGGTAATTGCAGCTGAAAGCTAAACTCACTGCCTATCCCCAGCTGGCTTTGCAGGCTCAACTCTCCCCCCATTAATTGGACTAACTCACGGCTAATGACTAGCCCCAGCCCAGTGCCACCGTATTTTCGGGTAATTGAATTATCTGCTTGCTGAAAGGAGTTAAATAACTGCGTTTGCGCTGCCGCTGAAATCCCAATGCCACTGTCGATGATGCAAAATAGCAGCGTGTCACCTTTGGCTTTTATGTTGAGGCTGACATGCCCTTTTGCTGTAAATTTAATGGCGTTGCTGAGTAAATTCAGCAAAACTTGTTTGAGACGCAAATCATCGCCATGTAGATAATCAGGGATGTGCTGCTCGATATTAATATTGAGCTGTAGGCCTTTTTCCTCGGCTTTAAGCCGCAGTAGCTCTTCAATCTGTGCGATTAATTTAGCTAGGGCAAAGTCTTGCGGATTGAGCTCTAGCTTGCCCGCTTCAATTTTAGAAAAATCCAGCACATCATTCATTAGTTCTAAAAGATGCGTTCCAGAGTGCGTGATTTTTTCTAAATAGCCTCGCTGCTTGGGGTTTAGCGCGGTGAGCTGAGCAAGCTGAGCCATGCCTAACACGCTATTGAGCGGGGTACGAATTTCATGGCTCATATTTGTTAAAAAGGTGCTTTTAGCCTGATTGGCTTGTTCGGCCTGCAATTTAGCGGCTTCTAGCGCTTGAGTGCGCTCAATGACGCGCAGCTCTAGGGTTGCGGTAAATTGTATGAGTGCATCATCGAGTGCTTTGCGCTCCGTAGTATCACGGATCATGGCGGTAAATACCGGGTTGCCATTGTTTTCTAGATAAGAAATGGTGACATCGGCCGGAAAGATCCTACCGTCCGCTTTGCGGCCCTCTACGGAGCGTACCGATCGGCCATGCATTTGCCTTGGATTACTATCTATGTTTGCAAAGTGATGCATCTGTTGGCGGAGGCCAGATGCCAGAGCTAGGGGGATGAGGGCTTCAATGGGGTGGCCCAAGATATCTTGCTGGGCGTAGCCAAACATTTCTTCTGCAGCACCGTTAAACAAAATAATATTGAATGCTGCATCGGTACTGATAATGGCATCCATCGCCGTTTCTATCATTCCCTTTAGTTGTGCCTGCTGAGCAAGTAGGGCGGCATCAGCGTTTTTGCGGGTGGTGATATCGCGGGTAATACCAATGAAATAGCTGATGATGCCTTGCTGATTAAGCACAGGAGTGATAATTAAGTCATTCCAAAAAATACTGCCATCTTGGCGGTAATTTATAATTTCCCCCGCAAACGGCTGGCCTTGCTCTAAAGCGCTACGGATCTGGCTAATGGTTTGCAGATCTGTTTGAGGCCCTTGGAGAAACCGGCAGTTTTTGTTAATAAAATCTTCACGCTGATAGCCGGTAATGCTGAGCAAAGCGTCATTGACTGAAATAATTTTTTGCTCAGCATTACTAATGATCACCCCTTGAGAAATAGATTTTAGAATAAGGTCACTGAGTTTTAATTGCTCCTGTCCCCGCTTAATTGTGCTGATATCTGTCAGTAATACAAAAAAGCCTTTTAGTACACCATCCGTTTTATCTGCAATATATTGCACCAGTAGATGGGTTGTTTCCCCTGCGCTATCTATACCGTTGCGCTCGTAGCATTGGTTTTCTCCATTAAGTGCGGCGCTGACATAGCTGTTTATTGTTTTAAATAAGGCACCATCTAGCAAGTCCTGCATTTGGATGTTTTGCATCTGTTCTGGCGAGCGATTAAAAAGTGTGGCGTAAGATTTATTAGCAAATGCGCAGTGCAAGCTGGGTGTCCAGTAAGACACCATACAGGGAATATTTTCTGTGATAGCACGGATAAAGTACTCACTTTGTTTCAGCGCATCTTCACGCTCCGCCAGCGTTTTAAGTAGCAGGTTAAAGCTGCCGAGCAGTTGGCCGATTTCATCGTTATGATGAATCGGCAAGGCTTGCAAGGGTTGATCATTGCTGGCCATTCGGTTTAGGGCGCTGACGGCCGCACGCAATGGGCCCATTTGATGCCTTAATAGCCAAGCACTTAGCACGCTCGCTAGCAGTGTCATCAGCAGGGTAATCAAAAACATTCGCTGCTTCATGGCCTCAATAGGGGCAAAGGCTTCGTTTGTCGGTAGAGTCACGACGACATACCAATCTGCGGCAGTAATGCGCTTGGCGGAGATCAACACTTTTGTTTGGAGTGAAGTGACGGTTATGCCCGTGCCTTCTTCGCCAGCTGTAAATTGATCAATCAGTGGGCTCATCCCTAGCTCAGGGGTATGCGTCATAATCAGGCGTTTATCGGTAGCGCTTACAATGAGCTTATCTTTTGGGGCAATCAGTAGGTAACTGCCTGTTTTTCCATAGTTGTGCCCAATAAAGGTATCTAAAAAATTAGTCTGGGTAAGATCAATGACGCCTATCAGGCTGGCTATTACTTTGCCCTGAGCATTGCGTATAGGGGCTGTCATCACAAAAAATGGCCGGTGCTGCTTTCCCATAAAGGGGGCACTGATCGTGTTGCGATTATTGTTAAGCGTGGTGGTGATGAAATCGCTTTCGAGCTCGTGCTCTGCGTGTCGGCCAAGGAGGGAGGGGATGGATGCAGTGACAGCGCCCTTGGCTTGGGCAATAAATAGGCCGCCATTAAACAGCGTAAGCAGATAGCGGTTGTCTTCTAAATAGGATTGTAAGGCTGCGGCATTATTAAGCTTGATAGGGGGGATTTTAGTTGTAAAGTTGCTGAGTATATTGAGCCGTTCTTGTAGATCTTGGTTGATATGCGCGGCGGCGATGGAGGCGGTAGAGAATTGTTGGTCGCTAAGTAGGCGCTGCATATCCTGCTGCAGCATCCGCTGCGCATAAAATGCCTGTGCCCATAGGCTGATCACAAAAATGAGCAGAGTAAAAAGAGTCACTCTGGTACTGAGTGAGCTCAATGGCCAGTGCTTTGCCGTCATTACCGCTCCAGTTTCATCCGTCTGCACAGTAGCTCAGTGCTAAGTCCGAGAGCCTGCTCACCGCGTTTATGTTTTTGTAATCGTGTTTTGTAGTGCTTTAATGGCTTGGCTGAGTTGATCTTGAAAATCAGCATCGGCATGCAGGGTGTTGGAGACATCTTCTAGCCCGTAACGCACGATATCGATAAAAGATGTTTCTTGACGTTCTGTAAGCTGCAATCCAACCAAAGATGCTTCAATGCGCGCGGTGACGCTGTTTAAAATAATGGCAGCTGAAGCGCGGCCATTTCTTTGTTTTTCGTCGATATTGCTGAGTGCCATCGTCAGCGATTTAACGGTGGCGGCAATGGTAATATCGCGCTGTTTGGCTTGTAGCATGATGTTGAGGGCTTCGAGTCGATATTCTGTAAATTCGACTAAGATGGCTAAATTGTCGCGCAAGCGGCCACAGCGATCAGGATCATGCACGGGCATATTGCTGATAAAGGCACGACTATGCGGGTAGGTAATCGACATCCGGCTTTTAAATTGGGTGATGCGATCCATGCTCGACATATGGTGCATGATCGATACTTCTAGCGCACTGGCAGGCCCGCGCGCATTCACGGCGAGTGATTCATCATTGGGGAGAATCAGCTCAACGACGCTTTCCACCTCAAATAGTGCAAGGGCGTTGATCAGTGCCTTGGCCAGATCGAGCGGTGCGCTACAGTTGTTAAAATATTTGAGCCCTTCAATCAATAGCCCTGTTTCACTCATGCTCACCATCGCCAGCATGGCGGTATTGGTGGCGTATTGGGCCTGTGATTTTAATTGCTGGCGCTCTTCAATCAGCTGCAAAACATGGGCCACTTTAGCTTGCAGCACTCTAGGGTTAGCGGGTTTGAGCACAAAGTCTTCTCCCCCCACATCAAAGCCCTGCAGCCGGTCTTCAATGCCATCAAGGGCAGATAAAAACAATACTGGGGTGTCGCTGATATCAAAATCATCTTTGATCTGGCGGCATAATTCATAGCCATCCATTTCTGGCATTTTGACATCGGCCAATACCAGCTTGGGGTGTTGCTGCTGCGCCAACAGGAGGGCGGTTTTGCCATTTTCAGCGGTGATGACATTACACGTTTCGCTCAGAGCGTCGAAGATAAAATCCAGCATAAACAGATCATCATCAACGATGAGTACCAGTGGTTTGTCGTGATCATTCATAAAGTTAATCCTTAGCGGCTATTGGCTTTGGGAGGGTGGCTTTCCCACATTTGTTTCCATTGCATAAATTCAGTAGCAGGCATAGGGTGGCCAATCAGATAGCCTTGCACTTCATGGCAGCCAATGCTGGTCACTAAATTCCAGTCCGCTTGCGTTTCTACGCCTTCAGCAACAAGGTTTAGATTGAATTTTTGGCCCAAGTTAACGCTGTGCTCAAGAATGGTTTGAGCGGAGGGGTCTTGGGCGGCTCCACTAACAAAGGCTTTGTCTATTTTTAGCTCGGTAAATGGAATCTGAATCAGATGCTCCATGGTGGAAAACCCCGTACCAAAATCGTCTACAGACAAGCCAAATCCCATAATGCGTAAGCGGGTTAGAATATCTAGGCTCAGTACATAATCGTGCGAGAGCTGGGTCTCGGTAATTTCCAGCGTGATCAGCTCTGGGCTAATGCCACTGGCTTGGAGTATTTCATTAAATAAATCTGGTAGCTCCAAGCGATGCAGGTTTCCCATGGATACATTGATGGATAAGTGAATCTGCTCGCCCTGATCTAGCCACTGTCTTAATTGGAGGCTGGCGAGCTTAAATACACAGAGCGTGAATTCATCAATTAAGCCAAGCGCTTCGATAGCAGGGATAAACAATTGTGGGCCAAGTAGGCCGCGTTGAGGGTGCCGCCAACGCGCAAGGCTTTCGGCCCCTAGTACGCTGCGGTTACTGGTGGAGACCTTGGGTTGGAAATACAACTCCACCTCGCCATTCGCTAGGCCACGACGGAGCTCTTCTTCAAGCAGTTGCAGTTCTGGCTGGCGGCTTACGCTTGGTAACAAATCGTTTTTTACTGGGTTTTGCAGCAACATCTGAGCCAGTTGGTCTTTTTTGATGGGTTTGGTGAGTGTTCCACCTAGTTTTAGATTAAATGATTGGGCCAGCAGCACTACGGCTTTAAGTACTTGCTTATCCATCGCAGAAAGTATCGCGATATAGCCTTCATACTTAAGTAAGCCTAATTGCCGTAAAAAAGCGACTCCATCCATATCTGGCATTTGCAGATCGCAAAAAACCCAATCGGGCTGAGGCAGTTGAGCCAGTCTTTCTAAAGCGGCTTTGGCGCTTAAAAAAGGTAAAACTTGGGTGATGCCTGAATCATTTAAATGCTGCTCTATCACTTCCAGCATAAAGGCATCATCGTCGACCAAAAAGATGCAAAGCGAAGATTGGGTAGTTAGTGTTGGGGCTTGCC
This genomic interval from Iodobacter fluviatilis contains the following:
- the ahpF gene encoding alkyl hydroperoxide reductase subunit F, which produces MLESNIKSQLAAYLEKLQFPIELIASLDESSAALEMKSLLQEITELSDKITLRFDDAALKPSFGIARIGEEARVRFAGIPMGHEFTSLVLGLLQVGGHPPKIEAALIEQIKALPGELRFETFISLTCQNCPEVVQSLNLLAVLNPKISHVMIDGALYQDEVNARQIMSVPSVYLNGEAFGQGRMGVEEIVAKLDTGSLERQAEVITAKAPFDLLVIGGGPAGAAAAVYAARKGIRTGVVAERFGGQVLDTMSIENFISVQETEGPKLVTALEQHVKQYDVDIINLQRAESLSLDENGISQIRLASGATLKSKSVIIATGARWREMNVPGEKEYRGRGVAYCPHCDGPLFKGKRIAVVGGGNSGVEAAIDLAGIVEHVTLLEFGSELRADAVLQKKLYSLPNVVVLKQAQTTSVLGDGQKVSGLQYTDRQTGESHQVDLAGIFVQIGLLPNTDWLKGTLELSKHGEIEVDNRGQTSLAGVFAAGDVTTVPFKQIVIAMGDGAKASLGAFDYLMRH
- a CDS encoding lytic polysaccharide monooxygenase, which encodes MNKYALPALLASLLSPLASTHGSMEVPISRILSCSKEGPENPKSAACQAAVATSGPQMLYDWSGVNQLPNGNHQAFVPDGQLCAGGKSNYAGMNLARSDWPATPIAADANGQFDFIYTAPAPHQTRNWQFFITKDGWNPNKTLAWSDLEDTPFCTLGNTAAIDKKYTLSCPLPKKTGVHIIYNVWQRSDSAEAFYSCSDVNFSGGLSTYKELGQIRAQQDLKADSKITFRLFDKDGRDVESFSITTGYDTQTGENTALAANWPFYLAQKVNISSRYISVGVLATNGSVSPVKSVQDNRVYARNNGEYTFKVDISGVIVPTPVPTPVPTPVPTPVPTPVPTPVPTPTPSTSCAPDWKAANTYATVNTKVSQNLHNYQNKWWTTGEEPAKSGQWGVWQDLGSCKK
- a CDS encoding YkgJ family cysteine cluster protein translates to MTTITCSTCKACCCQLEVMLIAGDDDVPPQYIEQDAWGGEIMHRLSDGWCAALNRQTMLCTIYEQRPWICREYEAGDFDCMEQRKRIPLLQI
- a CDS encoding glutathione peroxidase — encoded protein: MRALLLLLVSGISSAACPPLLDFQSKTLQGKPFDLCAYNGKPILVVNTASKCGFTPQFEKLEKIYAKYKEQGLLVVGFPSNDFKQELADNKEIGDFCKLTYFVEFPMLEKSSVRGSDANPLFKRLTTASDTSPKWNFYKYLIAPDGKTVNAYSSVTEPDDKEIIGKIEGWLKK
- a CDS encoding PAS domain S-box protein translates to MTAKHWPLSSLSTRVTLFTLLIFVISLWAQAFYAQRMLQQDMQRLLSDQQFSTASIAAAHINQDLQERLNILSNFTTKIPPIKLNNAAALQSYLEDNRYLLTLFNGGLFIAQAKGAVTASIPSLLGRHAEHELESDFITTTLNNNRNTISAPFMGKQHRPFFVMTAPIRNAQGKVIASLIGVIDLTQTNFLDTFIGHNYGKTGSYLLIAPKDKLIVSATDKRLIMTHTPELGMSPLIDQFTAGEEGTGITVTSLQTKVLISAKRITAADWYVVVTLPTNEAFAPIEAMKQRMFLITLLMTLLASVLSAWLLRHQMGPLRAAVSALNRMASNDQPLQALPIHHNDEIGQLLGSFNLLLKTLAEREDALKQSEYFIRAITENIPCMVSYWTPSLHCAFANKSYATLFNRSPEQMQNIQMQDLLDGALFKTINSYVSAALNGENQCYERNGIDSAGETTHLLVQYIADKTDGVLKGFFVLLTDISTIKRGQEQLKLSDLILKSISQGVIISNAEQKIISVNDALLSITGYQREDFINKNCRFLQGPQTDLQTISQIRSALEQGQPFAGEIINYRQDGSIFWNDLIITPVLNQQGIISYFIGITRDITTRKNADAALLAQQAQLKGMIETAMDAIISTDAAFNIILFNGAAEEMFGYAQQDILGHPIEALIPLALASGLRQQMHHFANIDSNPRQMHGRSVRSVEGRKADGRIFPADVTISYLENNGNPVFTAMIRDTTERKALDDALIQFTATLELRVIERTQALEAAKLQAEQANQAKSTFLTNMSHEIRTPLNSVLGMAQLAQLTALNPKQRGYLEKITHSGTHLLELMNDVLDFSKIEAGKLELNPQDFALAKLIAQIEELLRLKAEEKGLQLNINIEQHIPDYLHGDDLRLKQVLLNLLSNAIKFTAKGHVSLNIKAKGDTLLFCIIDSGIGISAAAQTQLFNSFQQADNSITRKYGGTGLGLVISRELVQLMGGELSLQSQLGIGSEFSFQLQLPAAHAPLALAPPPLSQAAHFLSGKRILLADDHPFNQQIGSELLELMGAEVVIANNGLEVMRLSSESVFDLILLDVQMPEMDGITACQLLRQNPAFDQIPIIAMTANISPEYQQHCSNAGMNHFIAKPVQAEKLYHTVAECLGLGLGLNITQPQPTPQVPLENTPNQVLIDLTELENMLGSNIERQQKYCEKFVSAVHEGLGTLNQAFINKDFLKIQEESHRLKAIALTIGAMPLGAMLAELENNTSATELPEQIATLNSLFQQSCNALSQLGLYPPQT
- a CDS encoding TMEM175 family protein is translated as MGAIGKTRLEAFSDGVIAIIITIMVLELKVPHGEDARVLLPMIPIFLGYIFSFIMVGIYWNNHHHLFHMVQRINGSVLWANLHLLFWLSLIPVTTGWMQESHFSPLSVALYGVVLLMAGIAWPIMMHILIKIHGYESPLAIAMGKDRKGKLSVTLYAAAIPLAFVSRWIAIGLYIAVAVIWFIPDQRVEKSLPQD
- a CDS encoding response regulator, with protein sequence MNDHDKPLVLIVDDDLFMLDFIFDALSETCNVITAENGKTALLLAQQQHPKLVLADVKMPEMDGYELCRQIKDDFDISDTPVLFLSALDGIEDRLQGFDVGGEDFVLKPANPRVLQAKVAHVLQLIEERQQLKSQAQYATNTAMLAMVSMSETGLLIEGLKYFNNCSAPLDLAKALINALALFEVESVVELILPNDESLAVNARGPASALEVSIMHHMSSMDRITQFKSRMSITYPHSRAFISNMPVHDPDRCGRLRDNLAILVEFTEYRLEALNIMLQAKQRDITIAATVKSLTMALSNIDEKQRNGRASAAIILNSVTARIEASLVGLQLTERQETSFIDIVRYGLEDVSNTLHADADFQDQLSQAIKALQNTITKT
- the ahpC gene encoding alkyl hydroperoxide reductase subunit C; amino-acid sequence: MSLINSEIKPFKVNAYHAGKFTSVSEADLKGKWSIVFFYPADFTFVCPTELGDLADFYPEFQKMGVEVYSVSTDTQFTHKAWHDTSDTIKKINYPMLADPTGTLTRNFDVMIEEEGLALRGTFLINPEGQIKLCEIHDNGIGRSASELMRKVQAAQYIAKHPGEVCPAKWQPGAATLAPSLDLVGKI